The genome window GGAAAGAAAAAAGATACAAACTCCTTGAAGTAAATTTCTATAGCTTCCTTCCAGCCGCTATCGCTGTCTTCGTAGACGATTTCGTCGCTGGTCGTAAGGTTGATCTCTGCCATCAGGATTGCTCTCCACCAATAAAATCAATCTCTCTACAAAAATTTATTTACCAAAAGGGATCGGCTGCTTCATACCTGAAAAACCTGTCATTATTATATTGTATCTAATTTTTTGGATATTTGCCACCAGGATATCTGATCACTCCACCTCGCACATCATTAATCAGGGGAAATATAACCCTTGTTGTGGTTGGTGGCGCGAATGGAAGGCTTAGACACGATGAGTATACCAATGGGCGCAGCCAATGGCTCCGGCAAACTGGCCGTGGGGAAGCACCAGCACCTGCCGGGGCTTGCAGTTTTCCCGGATGATGTGCTGAATGGCCTCGTTCCGGGAAACCCCTCCGGAAAGAACGACAATCTCACTTGAAAACCGGCTGAGCATGGGAGCGATCCGGCGAAAAACGGAAAAGTTCACTCCGGCACACAGCGAGGGCAGGGGAACGCCTTCCACGAGCTTACCGATCAGCTCTGACTCGCCGAATATAGCGCAGGTGGAATCAAGCTCGACCGGGTCCCGGTAATATCGCCCCAGCTCTTCCACGCTGAATCCCAGGACCCTGGCCATATTTTCCAGATACCGGCCGCTGCTGGCTGCACATTTATCATTCA of bacterium contains these proteins:
- a CDS encoding acyl-CoA dehydratase activase, with the protein product MEAHELVWGMDLGSREVKIVLLENGDIRQMESHETIAFYRACRQVDPGKLRIMDETIGPAQNPCYPVVTTGYGRNSLTFENSHQIPEIMAHALGARYLTGLSDFLLVDIGGQDSKVVLVENGKVVDFIMNDKCAASSGRYLENMARVLGFSVEELGRYYRDPVELDSTCAIFGESELIGKLVEGVPLPSLCAGVNFSVFRRIAPMLSRFSSEIVVLSGGVSRNEAIQHIIRENCKPRQVLVLPHGQFAGAIGCAHWYTHRV